The DNA segment CAtcgacgaatgtccactctgggaatcccgtcGTCGAGGAGCAAGCTGTTTACTCCAACTCATTTAACCTTCATGCCTTATGCTGGCGTAACAATGATCTTGACTGAACTTACACACTTGAACTTCCTCGCCTGAACCCCCAACAGCTCCAACTGACCTCCTGGGAAATCcggcgatgtcagaccacctgatcttccgttATCTAACACGGCGACGACACCAACCTGGCGACAaccggcgatgtgcttctttCGGCGACAACCAATCATGTGCaccgcagaacgccacttctCCAAACGATGACCATGTACACTTCTGAACCATCcctctttctcttgtccacgtgtccTGCTGagcacgtcatcacacccggtgacctggtcggtacacaagccccccagtttTAAGCTGTGATTTgatcagcgaaaagactaaagagtCGAAATttcggcgacctacgtggcaccgcgcgttggcgctcatactgttcactgatttgacatttcaccaaccCCCTCGATCGCGCGACACTTGGACGCATCAACGACCATTACtcattgccgtttgcgcttctcgcaacgtttgaaattcttaaaaccttcgcgccacttcactgtttcattatcttcttcttcactccAACCCCCTGAGTACTCCAGAGAAAATACTCCGGCGAACGCTTCGTCCCCTTAATCACCATCTTTCTGAACGCTCTTCTGATAAtctaaaggtaacttttttatcacTTCTACTGACATTTGTTGCATTtcaatcggtttgcatcatccattaactgtctggagcatacgttgtgggatgttttctctgtttttgctttttcttttctgcgtttagggtttctggaccttttctctgcgagccccccttTTTCTTCTATCTCCTTCCCTTCTGTTGAGTCTCTTCGCTTACAAACTCTCATATCTTCccttttcgtcttcttgcagcttcttcgatggctcgctcaaaaattacaccaaaccctcctccatctcctcgcAACCCTCCGGCGAACACCCGTAGGGCAAACCCCTCCTCCTCCCGCGACCCCCCAAAGGACCCCAACGTCCCTTCGAGCCCGGTCTTGAGACCCGCGCCTTCTCAATCCAACCAAGCGCAGCCAAACCCACCTCACACCAGCGCAGCTGTGAGGCCCCTTCCCAACTACAAGCAATTATATCCGTGGGCCTCCGCAACCCTGCTGGGTGAGACTTCATCCATCAACTCTGAACGCTATATCCTCCGTCTCAAGAAAGGTGACCAAACTCACCTTTCTTTCAGCAAGGAACTTGATAACAAAGTATCTGTGCACCCTTGTCCTCCTGGTGAGCCTATCTGCACTGATAACCAGGGGAGCGACGACGGCCCCTTCTGCTTAATCTACGCCAccatgttcaagaaagtgaaactCCGATTCCCCTTCACCcacttcgagagggagctcctgaccgagCTGGATATAGCCCCCGCCTAGCTTCATCCCAACAACTGGGCGTTCGTCCGGGCCTACCAAATCGTATGTGCACACTTGGGGCATTCGGCctcagtggacgtgttcctctacctGTTCGAGGCTAAGAACCCGGGCGATCGTTTATGGGTTAGCCTCAACGGGGTCGTCGGGAGGTCTATcctttccatcttccagcaatcttataaggactggaagggaaagttcgttcGTGTTTGCTGCAACGACCGAGACCCCtccctcctcgacgggtttcctttgtactgggtgaacaagggaaagaaagagTCGAGCTTCAGGAAGGCCAGGGAGCCAGAAAAAATGGGGGAGCTCGACAAGGACTTGTGCAACTTCTGGAAAAGAGTTGCCTCTTCCAACGTGACTCTACCTACTTCATCCATCATCGCCTACGAGTTTCTCGAAGGCCAGCTGGATGTTCACATAGGTTTGTCCCTAAGTCCTTGGGTTTCCCTAGTTTACACTTGCATCGCCCTGCCTTCACTTGATGTTGCCTTTCTGATTTGCGTATGGTTTTAACTTTCCCCATGCATTGTCATACACTGCTTATCTTCCTGTGCATTGTTAACTGCCTATGCATTATTAACTGTCGAATCTTTGTGCCGGTTGGTAACTGTTGGCCTCTTTATGCAGATATGATGCTGGGGAAGGATAGGATGGCTGAGCTACGCTCTATAGCCAAACTCCACAATCTCGCGGCAGGCTCCCAGACTGTTCCGAACTCTGTTGTAGAGATCGCAGCTGCCCAAGGCCAATCTCCGCCAGTCGGCCCACCCGCTGCCGCTGCTCTTCCAGCCCCCCAGCGTAAGAAACTACCACTCAAAAGGGCTAAGAGAAAAGCCCCCAGGGTGGTGTCGGACGAAGAGGCAGACGAAAGCACCGAGGATGGGCTAGTCTGCAAGAGGAAGATGAGAGCTGCGATCGAGCCCCCAGCAACTGAGAGCGCCGTCCCAGACTTCGTCGAGAACCCCCCCAACGCCTCCACGCTGTTCGAGTCCGCTGGGGATGTTCTTGCTTCAAACGCCTCAGTCGCTGAAGCTGCGCCTGGACAACTTGTCGATACGCAAGCCTCTTCTCAAGCCGCCAAAGAACTTCCCGCCTCATCACCACGCCTCGAGACTCCCCCTGCCATCCAACCTTGCaagggtggtggtgagcaccagcccccacctcctcctccaacaccAGGCCTCCCAACTTCCCTCCAAGAAGCCTTGAGAACTTTCAACGTGCGCCTACACGCCATGGCCGACGAGTGCCTCCCTCAAATCGTCGCCGAAGGGCTGAAGGGCTCCTTGGAGAAACTTGAGCTCGATTGTCGCATCCATCAGGAGGTGGCGAGCACCGCGAGAGCCAAAGCCGAGAAGATCAAATGCGACATGATGATGTAAGGCCTCGAGTTCTCGCGGGTCGAAAACGCTCTCAAAGACGAGCTTCAAAGTGTGCGCAAGGACAATAAAGAACTGCACAAGAAGCTTCATGACAAACTTCAGGACACCGTCGAGTTGGAGAACAGAATCGTCCCTCTGAGAGAGAAAATTGCCACGTTGGAGGAGGCAAAGAAAACCGACGCCCAAAAGATGGCCAACCTGGAGAAGAGGTCGATTGAGAGGGAGACTCTTCTGGCTAAAGTCGAACAAGATTAGGATAAGGCAACCAAAGAGCTGAGCGAAACGGCCACCGAGCTTGCTCGAGTTCGTGAAGATAACAGCGGATTCAAGAAGAAATTCGACGAACTTGAACTTGAAGTCACCCAGGTTCGCGAAGAGAACAACGGGTTCAAGACAAAGATCGACGACCTTCagcttgaggctgcccaagtTCTTACTTCCGGCTTTGGAGCAGTTCGCCTGTAAATTTCCCGATCTTGACCTTTTGGAGTTTTCGGtgtacaatgaagtggtggatggcaagatcaTGCCACCGACTTAACTGCCGCTCCCATCTGCTACTTCTACTTTACTGCCTTTGAAACTCTTGTATTTGATCTTGACTTGCATGTAATAATTTTCCTTCTGCTCGAACTATTTGATATACATGTGTATATATTTATGACTTctaattttatctgttgtgcgatcaccTGGTATGGCTGATTTCATTCAACCCAATGTACTTCGCACGAACTGGTACTTAATTCTCTAGAAACCACCTTAACTTAAACAAAAAGTTAGTTTGTAACAATAACGTTGAATGAGAAATTACTTACTCGGCAAAAAGGGCGTAAGTCgatcttagtatctgaaatctctCTCGCTCGATCTACCAAGAAACAAACGTATTTCTACGTTGTCGCCCAGAACTTCGCTGATGCGGCCCTCGCCGTGCGATCCTCTTTCTATTTCGATCTCAAGCCATGGGCTTCTGGCGACGTCGTCTTCCTTTTAACTGAGAACGTCCCCTGCGGGACCACCTCCTGACTTCATCTTTGCTCATCTGGAAGGAGAGCTGTCTTTCGGATCTCTCCCTACCTTCCCCGAGTCTTTACCCTGAGATAACATacatcattgttccctcatatgggggtagagccgcctttcggatccttctctacctccctgagttttagaacaatgatttaggtggtgaggtgTCCTCTGCAAACCTCCTCCAACCACCCTTTAACTTCTAatttaactggtcttactaggtcaatattggtgTTTCACTCGAGGGAAAGGAGTTTTTTCTCCAACCCTCCTTTCCCATACTTAAGATTATTAACACCCTTGACTTTTCAGCTTCATtctgcctgaactcactcgagggtgagaaggactttttctgatGCCTcgacttgcccaggggttacatctcctccccccttgGGTGTGTtgagggctttcaacttgcctcaatttgctcacgcaaagaggtcttttGATCTGCTCTTGCTTGTACTTGCTCAGTGCGAGGAGGGCTTTTactcttttctcgcctacactcgctcgaagcgaggaggtctttttaaaatctctttctcgcctacacttgctcgaggcgaggaggtcttttaaaatctctttctcgcctacactcgctcaaggcgagaaggtcttttaaatcttttCTTGCcgacactcgctcgaggcgaggaggtctttttgaTCTTTTTCTCGCCTAGTGGCGGTCAGAAAATTtgatacttgtgcctccgatcaccGGGTGAcggtgaggacttaaaacttgaaCTTGCACCTCCGATCGCCGGGTGGCGACGAGGGTTTAAAAACTTcatgttttgaaaatttgtaCTGGATGCATGCGATTTGGATTTACCATTGTTTAAAACTACACATGGGCAATAAAATCTCTCCCCACAAGCTTGAAAAACAAacagcatgcaaacttaataactgggagacttcgataaacttcgaaaccttctttattgggtggcctcattaaaaaccctccttagggaaaaaagagtgcccccttgaaaaattgtttaaactgATACATCTTAAATTGTTCGAGTtaattgctacttacaatgccttaactgtagtaaaacttgagatgggtagCATttcaagtgcgaggaatcgcccctccttccagtgtCTCCAAGCGGTaagcgccgttcccgagtgcttcggttattctgaatggtcctgtccacttgggtgacaatttgttctccatctcatactggtgggccttcctcatcaccaggtcgccatctctgaactgcctcggctttatcttggagttgtacttacgctcaactcttctctttactgcttcagccttcacccgtgcttcctccctgacctcatccagcaaatccaagttcattctcctttcttcgttcgagtcttccgccacaaagttctggaatctcggcgagctctcctggatttcgactggaatcatcgcttCGCAtccatacaccaagctaaacggggtttcatgggttcccgattgctcagtggtatgatatgcccacactatgcggGGAACCTCCTCggcccaagaccccttggccttttccaacctcctcttcaagcctctcagcagaacccgattagcggactccacttgcccattcgtttacgggtgttccacggaagcaaacacctgttgtgtcCCGATGTCCTCGCACAACTTCTTCCACAGGTGGCTTGCGAACTGAGTCCTGTTGTCCGATACTAGACGCTTGGGcacgccaaaacggcacacaatattcttccacacgaaactctggattttgtgcgcggtgatctgggctactggttctgcctcaatccatttcgtgaagtactcgatcgccacgaccaaatacttcatttgcctgatcgccaacgggAAAGGTctcagaatgtcgattccccacgtgtggaacggccaggggctgtagattgacttcaactcttctgggggcgccttgtgccaatcggcgtactgctggcattgcttgcagtgctgggcatatctcttgcaatcttccctcattgtgggccagtaataacctgcacggacagTCCTTGttgccagagctcgacccccgatgtggctcccacaaatcccttcatggagctcggccataattctcgtgcacttctctccgtgtacacatacaagaagagggtgtgtaaatccgaacctgtacattgggagcacgccatctgccaagtagcgctggtatggcgttatccacgtatctggctcgtggatagcgcaaacttgcaTCGTTCTTACCTCTTTCGCTGGGCGCGCTCTGATCCTCGGCGTCCTCAAAGTTTCCTGCGCTAGGGATCTATGGCCCCTCGCCGTCCTTTCCGCTGACCTGCAAACATGAAGAACCTGGTGATCTGCTACGAATGCTCGAGGTGTTTTCAAGGTTTCTTGAATAAcagtcctctgtctgccccctttgcccgaactggcgagcttggctagcaagttagctcgggcattctgctctcttggcacgtgcaccacttcgaaCAAAACAGAGGATCTCCTTAACTCTTGCACGTACttcaggtaggctgccatctgcagatctttggcttggaactcaccagttacctgcccagtgaccaacaacgaatcacttttggccatcagcacctttgcccccatctcctttgccagcaGAATAccggcgatcaaagcctcatactctgcttgttTGTTGCTTGCTTTAAAAGCGAACCTCAGggattgctctatcaacaccccgttgggtccctccaaaataaccccagccccgctaccaagctggttagacgacccatccaccgagagcacccaacgaaagtcatccttgGCGTTTTGCGCTGTTCCGGAagacagctcgaccacaaaatcggcgaagatttgccccttgatcggtccccggggctcatattcgatgtcaaattctgacagttccaccgcccacttcaccatcctcccagccaCATCCggtttcttcagaaccttctggatgggtaagtcagtcattaccaacaccgtaaagctctggaagtaatggcgcaacctCCTTGCCAAAAATACAACCGCTAGCGCCGCCTTTtctaaggcctgatacctcacttatgggccttgcaacaccttgctaacaaaatagatgggtttctggacctgatcttgatcctggacgagcaccgcgcttattgccctctcagttatggcaaaatacAGCCTGAGTAGCGTTGCTGCTTGGGGTTTGCATAgaactggtgggctcgccaagtattctttgagctttatgaaggcttcttcacactccttcgtccagacaaacctgttattcctcttcaaacactggaagtatgggtggcccttctctccactggtTGATACGAATCGgcacagggcggccatccgccccgtgagttgctgcacctcttTCATAGTGgcagggctcctcatcgccaaaatggcggcacatttttcggggttggcctctattcccctctccgacaagagaaatcccagaaatttccctgcctctacgccgaaaatacacttctcaggattcagtttcagcttgtacctggctatcgtAACGAACAATTCTTCTAGATCAGCGACGTGCCCGCTCTTTTCCAGGgatgtcacgaccatgtcgtcaacataTACCTGGACATTTCTCCCGAGCATAGgggcgagcaccttgtccattagcctttggtacgtggcccctgcattcttcaacccgaagggcatcaccttgtagcaatagcatgacctttccgtcatgaaggcggtcttttcttcatccatggggtgcattttgatttggttatatcctgagaaggcatccagaaaactgagcaacttgcaccctgatgcactgtctaccagggcgtctatacttggcaaaggataagaatcctttgggcaagccttattcaagtctgtgaagtcaacacacatccgccatttcccgctactcttcttgaccagaacgacgttggcgagccattctgggtactggacctccctgatgtggcctgctgcaaggagtttctgcgtctcgtccttgatcgcctgcctcttttactcgttgaactttcttcttctttggcggacATGCCTGACTTGGGGATCCATTGCTAAGCGATGGCACaaaaaatcggggtcgattcccggcatgtctgaagcggaccaagcaaatgCGTCAAGGTGTCTacttatcaccttggcgatttggTCTTGTGTCTCGTTGTCTAAGGCTTTTCCCAATTTGAACGTCTTGCCATTGATCTTCCTCTCAAGCCATTCCTCCACCGGCTGAGGCTTCTTCTcgctggcgatcaccgccctcgcgatacctGTCTCCTTGGCGGTCACCGGGCAACTTCTTTCTCCCTCCACCCAGGCGGCGCCTTCGGACCTCGTCTCGATATCCTCCATCGGCACATTGCCCTCGGGGGCCACCTCCAACACCGTATCCGCAACTTGCCGGTTATCCTGTGCGGGCTCCACGCCAGGGggcggcgttgtggttacgtggcatacagatctcttgttcttgaggctgttttcatagcacttcttcgcctccttttggtcagaacAGATGGTGATGATCAAACCTTCCATAGACGgtagtttgaccttcatgtgccttgttgaaggcacaactcctgtcctgttgagcgttggccttcccaacagtatgttgtatgccgatggagcgttcacgacaagatacctgatcttctctgttcgtgaggccaaaccatctgtgaacgtcgtccttaactcaatataccccctgacctccacttgatcgccgacgaaaccgtacaagcagcccccatatggcctcagttGGTCGGGGGACAATTGTAACTTttcaaaagtcggccaaaacattacatctgccgagcttccttggtcgaccaacACCCGATGGacggtccttcccgccgtgacaagagAGATCataatagggtcgttgtcgtgaggcacaacgtccctaaggtctcctttggtgaatgtgatgtccacgtcgggcgagtgatcctcgaaaacttccaccgACATCACCGACCTTGCGTACTTCTTGCGCTGCGATGCAGTGCAACCTCCTCCCgagaatccaccagctatggtgtggatctcaccgTGAATGGCAACCGGTGTCCTTGCCGTCCTTCGTTGCCCGCCGGTTGGGAACCTGTTGATTGGCCCGCTTGCTTTTCCAGCAAGTAATCTTTCAGGAATCCACACTTGACCAACTCGGCGAGTTGGTatcccaaagccaaacacgagttgatggagtggccaaagctcttgtggaactcacaccacgcATCCGGTATTGGACCCAAAACCTTTTCTGTTGTCTTCTCAGGCACCTTGAGCCTGGCAGCAATATTCGGGATGACGATCAGATCAGCCAACcccatcacaaactcatacctTGGTGGGCGATTAGTCTCTCTGGGCCGCCCCGGCCCCTTCCCCTTATTCTTCTTAGGGTCATAAGGATGACGCATCCTTTGGTCCCTCTTCCCCGCTGCtgcctccattaccctctgcggctggaccCTCGTCTGGGCGCGCGGCTTAGCTTGGGCCACGTTTCCCCTTTTCTCGGAGACTTCGCTTtcagcggcgatgtgagccacgacacgtcgccggatttcagcaaacgtggcggggtgactccTGATAAGCGACTCACTAAAGGGTCCGGGCAACacacccttcttgaaggcatgtACAAACATTTCCTTCTTGGGTGCAGATCTGTCCTCGaccgcacgctcctcccgctcttgaagagctttacgcagctcttcgttgaccctgttgagctcctcattcctaacttgcgaggccaccagcgcctcgtgcatcctCTTCTGTTCAGAACgtgatgcagccacgttctcctgcagcgtcctcatcatgtccatgaCCTGCGTCATAGACACAACATCCTCATCTGTTGACGGCGCGACTGAACTAGaccgcgttgtcctcatcctttccCAGCAAACTcaacaactcaaagaaactccaaaTGAACGGTGAGAACTTCGAAAACCGACTGCGACAGCAAGCGGTTGGACAGAAAACACCAAAACTTCAGTAGACTCAAACTgcggttgggaatcaccttttatacggccccacggtgggcgccagatgttcctgccggttgacctagcgcaagagcgttgcctcgtcacgatcttcctcaccatcTTCACGCCACGTGCCCTTCATGTCCACACCACAAATAGCCTCTCTgggaacctgaaaaacacaaggtggcgcctctgcggccagtggcgctccgacgctcaagtcagtgacacgaacacccaaaactcagagaaaaatatactttgtagaaccgtactaaagtgcacacaaccctagcaatgagccgtaatgaaaacgtacctctgcaaattctgttaagtttacctttatagctaggttttttctctctccaggccgttatactttggacgcgtggctcgcatccaaccctgcacgtgtcatcatctgggttggggtaacaggtagcatccaaccctacacgtgtcatcatctgagctaggataacttgagcgtagcatccaaccctacacatGTCAttatctgggttggggtaataggtagcatccaaccctacacgtgtcgtcatctgggttggggtaacttgaggACCATTTCTATGTAGCATGCAGTTACGCGACCAAGTCTCCTATTCAAGGTGCAACCTAGCACGTAACACGCTCTAGAACGCCACCTGACAAGgtgagtatcggatgcaacaaagtacaccatctgtgtgatatcgcttgtcgcaggTGCCACCTTCCTCTTTGCCACGCCTTGCATGTTCTAACTGAGAGGAACTCGCCAtcgacgaatgtccactctgggaatcccgtcGTCAAGGAGCAAGCTGTTTACTCCAACTCATTTAACCTTCACGCCTCATGCTGGCGTAACAGTCATCTTGACTGAACTTACACACTTGAACTTCCTCGCCTGAACCCCCAACAGCTCCAACTGACCTCCTGGGAAATCCGacgatgtcagaccacctgatcttccgttATCTAACACGGCGACGACACCAACCTGGCGACAaccggcgatgtgcttcttgcGGCGACAACCAATTATGTGCaccgcagaacgccacttctCCAAACGGCAACCATGTACACTTCTGAACCATCcctctttctcttgtccacgtgtccTGCTGAGCACGTCAtcacacgtcatcacacccggtgacctggtcggtacaatagcaaagatccaatcaaacctctatattttgtttgatctatactctttccagcagaatcaacatccatgtaacagcttgatggcattgaagtgcttgcttctttgcaattctccatttcaaatttcttgagaatctccttgcaatactttgattgacttaag comes from the Phaseolus vulgaris cultivar G19833 chromosome 8, P. vulgaris v2.0, whole genome shotgun sequence genome and includes:
- the LOC137824930 gene encoding uncharacterized protein; translated protein: MTDLPIQKVLKKPDVAGRMVKWAVELSEFDIEYEPRGPIKGQIFADFVVELSSGTAQNAKDDFRWVLSVDGSSNQLGSGAGVILEGPNGVLIEQSLRFAFKASNKQAEYEALIAGILLAKEMGAKVLMAKSDSLLVTGQVTGEFQAKDLQMAAYLKYVQELRRSSVLFEVVHVPREQNARANLLAKLASSGKGGRQRTVIQETLKTPRAFVADHQLVGRDFIAHV